In one Candidatus Nitronereus thalassa genomic region, the following are encoded:
- the rplS gene encoding 50S ribosomal protein L19, giving the protein MNRLQRLEQTFPTNTLPDFEIGDTVRVHVKVIEGEKERVQVFEGLVIARKGKKVSETFTVRKISYSVGVERVFPVNSPNIAKVEVIRKGKVRRAKLYYLRDKIGKYAKVAEREYSRIKKVTPTATVAESTPLKEPATETTSSD; this is encoded by the coding sequence ATGAATCGGTTGCAGCGACTTGAGCAGACGTTTCCAACAAACACCCTGCCGGATTTTGAGATTGGCGATACCGTTCGGGTGCATGTCAAGGTCATTGAGGGAGAAAAAGAGCGGGTCCAGGTGTTTGAAGGTCTGGTCATTGCTCGCAAAGGGAAAAAAGTGAGCGAGACCTTCACGGTAAGAAAGATTTCTTATAGTGTGGGGGTGGAACGCGTGTTCCCTGTCAATTCTCCGAATATTGCGAAGGTGGAGGTGATCCGAAAAGGAAAGGTTCGACGCGCAAAACTTTATTACCTTCGCGATAAAATAGGAAAATATGCCAAGGTCGCTGAGCGGGAATATTCTCGGATTAAGAAAGTGACTCCGACCGCTACAGTGGCTGAGTCGACTCCTCTAAAAGAACCAGCAACAGAGACGACATCCTCGGACTAA
- a CDS encoding ribonuclease HII, which yields MEQESVAWGQDSPTLLFEEEARACGYRRVAGLDEAGRGPLAGPVVGAAVILPRRFALEGLNDSKEVNPEKREVLFFEIAQQAIAWAIGIATELEIDHHNILGATRLAWRRALEQLPLSPDFLLIDATTLPGESIPQRAVVKGDQLSLSIAAASILAKVYRDRLMEDYHHQYPNYQFHIHKGYPTPTHLRLIQEFGPSPVHRRSFQPIKTLLQSHQEDV from the coding sequence GTGGAACAAGAGTCAGTTGCCTGGGGCCAGGATAGCCCCACCCTGTTGTTTGAAGAAGAAGCTCGGGCCTGTGGTTACCGACGAGTGGCAGGGTTGGATGAGGCCGGACGAGGACCTCTTGCCGGTCCAGTGGTGGGCGCGGCAGTTATTCTTCCGCGGCGATTTGCTTTAGAGGGGTTGAATGATTCTAAGGAAGTCAATCCTGAAAAGCGTGAGGTATTGTTTTTCGAAATTGCACAGCAAGCCATTGCTTGGGCCATAGGAATTGCTACAGAGCTGGAAATTGATCACCACAATATTCTCGGAGCCACTCGACTGGCTTGGAGGCGCGCACTTGAACAACTTCCCCTATCCCCGGACTTTTTGCTTATTGATGCCACCACCTTACCGGGAGAATCTATTCCTCAACGAGCGGTGGTGAAGGGGGACCAATTATCTCTTTCAATCGCCGCGGCCTCCATCCTTGCAAAAGTGTATCGTGATCGGTTGATGGAGGACTATCATCATCAATATCCGAATTACCAATTTCATATCCATAAAGGCTATCCGACCCCAACGCATCTTCGGTTAATTCAAGAGTTTGGACCAAGTCCAGTCCACCGGCGGAGTTTTCAGCCAATCAAAACATTACTTCAATCGCATCAGGAGGATGTGTGA
- a CDS encoding YraN family protein yields MTSNSQVFGKDAEVAAEQYLRQLGYRILGRNVRLSNGELDLVAQHQDTIVFVEVKARRTAQFGGAKYSVTSQKQKRLINLAAQYLSQHELSQRLSRFDVILYQCDDKQVGHLEHLANAFELEGNDGRW; encoded by the coding sequence GTGACGTCCAATTCTCAGGTCTTTGGCAAGGACGCCGAAGTCGCTGCTGAGCAATATCTTCGTCAATTGGGATATCGAATTTTAGGACGTAATGTTCGATTGTCCAATGGGGAGTTGGATCTTGTTGCGCAGCACCAGGACACCATTGTTTTTGTGGAAGTGAAGGCCAGGCGCACGGCGCAATTTGGGGGAGCCAAGTATTCTGTTACGTCTCAAAAGCAGAAACGTTTGATCAATCTTGCGGCACAATACCTCTCTCAGCATGAGTTATCTCAACGACTATCTAGGTTTGATGTCATTTTGTATCAGTGCGACGACAAACAGGTCGGTCATTTGGAGCATCTGGCAAATGCCTTCGAACTTGAAGGGAATGACGGACGCTGGTAG
- the ftsE gene encoding cell division ATP-binding protein FtsE, whose translation MIQLFHVSKFYERCTALQDVSLRIEKGECVLLTGPSGAGKTTLLKLIFGAEIPDEGQILVQNRNVARMREGDIPYLRRTMGFVLQNFKLLPKKTVFENVALPLIIQGVARSESKRKVGEAIKAVGMGHKHKSQTGVLSAGEQQRVCIARAIVNNPIILLADEPTGNLDTALTAEIVELFKIINARGTTVLLATHNQSVVENMNGRVLHLQAGRLVSDKGPGG comes from the coding sequence ATGATTCAACTGTTCCACGTGTCGAAATTTTATGAGCGTTGCACCGCACTTCAGGATGTGTCGTTGCGAATCGAAAAGGGTGAGTGTGTGTTACTTACCGGTCCCAGCGGAGCGGGAAAAACCACTCTCTTAAAATTAATTTTTGGAGCAGAAATTCCTGATGAGGGTCAGATTCTGGTTCAAAATCGCAATGTGGCCAGAATGCGAGAGGGGGATATTCCCTATTTGCGTCGAACCATGGGATTTGTCTTGCAGAACTTCAAATTGCTGCCCAAGAAAACCGTCTTTGAGAATGTGGCGCTCCCTCTTATTATTCAAGGTGTCGCGCGGTCGGAATCCAAGCGAAAAGTCGGTGAGGCCATCAAGGCAGTGGGGATGGGACACAAGCATAAAAGTCAAACCGGGGTTTTGTCGGCCGGGGAACAGCAGCGGGTATGTATTGCACGAGCGATTGTCAATAATCCGATAATCTTATTAGCTGATGAACCCACGGGAAATTTAGATACGGCACTGACTGCGGAGATTGTGGAATTGTTTAAAATCATTAATGCCAGAGGAACCACGGTGCTGTTAGCCACCCATAATCAGAGTGTGGTGGAAAACATGAATGGGCGGGTCTTGCATTTACAGGCTGGTCGGCTCGTGTCTGATAAAGGCCCAGGCGGATGA
- a CDS encoding cell division protein FtsX has translation MRRPLYLIQEAFVNLHLNRTSVSIGIITTAFTISCFGVFALLYGNLKQLAGTLQQDVEVVAYVQPDAPSKIVEGIRQRLDSEQAVSELSFVSKEEALKEFQRQFPDESRLLDGMEENPLPASFVIQVTPRFQEADSIEAFAERVKQFPGVDQVRYSQDWIDTLALFVSYFEFGAIIIGVILAVATITIIANTVRLSFYSRKEEIEILRLIGATGAFIATPYVIEGAILGMCGGVLALGLLKGVFEFFRFELNASGWFSGLESVLTFFPHQTSLFLILAGMLLGCGSSLLSVFGLMKVRNNAA, from the coding sequence ATGAGGCGGCCTCTCTATCTTATTCAAGAAGCCTTTGTGAATCTTCACCTGAACCGGACGAGTGTGTCCATTGGTATCATCACAACCGCGTTTACTATTTCTTGTTTCGGTGTCTTCGCGTTGCTCTATGGAAATTTGAAGCAACTCGCAGGGACGCTTCAACAGGATGTTGAGGTGGTGGCCTATGTTCAGCCTGACGCCCCATCCAAGATCGTGGAGGGGATTCGTCAACGGTTGGATAGCGAACAGGCAGTCAGTGAGTTGTCCTTCGTGTCAAAAGAAGAGGCGTTGAAGGAATTCCAACGGCAATTTCCTGACGAATCGCGATTGTTGGATGGGATGGAAGAAAATCCCCTTCCGGCTTCATTTGTGATTCAGGTTACTCCACGGTTTCAGGAGGCCGACTCTATCGAAGCGTTTGCGGAACGAGTAAAACAATTTCCTGGCGTTGACCAAGTTCGCTATAGTCAGGATTGGATTGATACGCTGGCCTTATTCGTCAGTTACTTTGAGTTTGGGGCAATTATTATCGGCGTGATCCTTGCGGTTGCCACAATTACCATTATTGCGAACACTGTGCGATTGTCCTTTTATTCCCGAAAAGAGGAAATTGAAATATTACGGCTCATCGGGGCAACTGGGGCCTTTATTGCCACGCCCTATGTGATCGAAGGAGCCATTTTGGGCATGTGTGGCGGAGTATTAGCGTTAGGGCTACTTAAAGGAGTCTTTGAATTTTTCCGCTTTGAATTGAATGCTTCGGGATGGTTTAGTGGACTGGAATCTGTATTGACCTTTTTCCCCCATCAAACGTCTCTTTTTTTAATTTTAGCTGGGATGCTGTTAGGATGTGGAAGTAGTTTGTTGTCGGTATTTGGATTAATGAAAGTCCGAAATAATGCGGCCTAG